One stretch of Psilocybe cubensis strain MGC-MH-2018 chromosome 6, whole genome shotgun sequence DNA includes these proteins:
- a CDS encoding translation initiation factor eIF3 subunit — MSTDCGHERSLTQIKFNAEGDLLFTCSKDNIINVWYSHNGERLGTYEGNNGTVWTVDVDPQTKYLVSGAADNTLRLWAVATGKCLFTWEFPTAVKRVAFNEAGTQVVCITEQRMGHQCAIRVFAINQEGDGTKQSKEPIFMFNPIGSKATVCAFTLQPHIIITGHESGKVALFNVKTGEEVDSNERAHGDVVTDMQMSKDWTYCITSSKDKSARIHDTKNLMVIKTFTTETPLNSAALAPSRPYVLLGGGQEAMNVTTTSLRQGKFETRFWHKVFEEEVGRVKGHFGPINTIAVHPAGTCYASGGEDGFVRVHHFDDSYFRAKPYGDLEIIE, encoded by the exons CCAAGGATAACATCATCAACGTCTGGTACTCACATAACGGAGAGCGGCTGGGAACATATGAAGGAAACAATGGAACCGTGTGGACTGTAGATGTTGATC CCCAAACAAAATACCTGGTGTCAGGCGCTGCCGATAATACCCTGCGACTGTGGGCAGTTGCAACAGGAAAATGTCTGTTTACATGGGAGTTCCCCACAGCTGTGAAACGAGTCGCTTTCAACGAGGCTGGAACTCAAGTCGTCTGCATCACCGAACAGCGTATGGGTCACCAATGCGCTATCAGAGTTTTCGCTATCAATCAGGAGGGAGATGGTACAAAAC AATCGAAAGAACCTATCTTCATGTTCAACCCCATCGGCTCAAAAGCCACGGTCTGCGCATTCACACTACAGCCccatatcatcatcaccgGCCACGAGTCAGGAAAAGTCGCATTGTTCAACGTTAAGACGGGAGAGGAAGTTGACAGCAATGAGCGGGCGCACGGTGACGTTGTCACCGATATGCAGATGAGCAAGGACTGGACATACTGCATTACCAGTAGCAAGGACAAGTCTGCTCGG ATACACGATACCAAAAATCTCATGGTCATCAAGACCTTCACTACCGAAACTCCTCTGAACAGCGCCGCTCTTGCTCCCAGCCGTCCATAC GTCCTGCTCGGTGGTGGTCAGGAAGCCATGAACGTCACCACCACATCCTTGCGTCAAGGAAAATTCGAAACCCGATTCTGGCATAAAGTCTTCGAAGAGGAGGTCGGACGCGTCAAGGGCCATTTCGGACCTATCAATAC TATTGCTGTCCACCCCGCTGGCACATGTTATGCTTCCGGGGGAGAAGATGGTTTCGTGCGCGTTCATCACTTTGATGACTCTTATTTCAGGGCGAAGCCTTACGGAGACCTAGAAATCATCGAGTGA
- a CDS encoding ATP-binding cassette transporter abc4, with the protein MGITYHYLGLKVYTVVLSILSLASPAVSREASRHATIILLTVFAVYVYRDIWPLATYDKTPIDRPLDGALRIHLAILTITGFILPLFVPRQYIPVDPKNPMEVTNPEQTASILSRVTFSYADSVIFKAYQVQHLSHTFLPPLADSHSAQYLINIAYPHIGESRGIQKRNVVWGLLRVFYKKVIAMSLIITLLTLSNFASPIALNRLLVSLDSDGKDDFVRPWFWILVLFLGRLSMSLCFQNYVHLNSIGSLAQSMLTDLIFEHVLRLRSAKDENAEVKDSQLVASKGSSHDMKGSMVGRVNTLIAYDIPNVGFVSEILMLVIQGPLEIVFGAVFLYKILGWSAIVGIISILLLLPVPGYVGGKLQNIHRQRMKKTEARVQAVTETIGVLRMVKMFGWENRMRAILDEKREEELVWLWRDKLINLTNEVINFIIPTITMLVTYGTHTLIRGQSLNASIIFPSMAVFNIVRGMLRRTSIMVNAFIRGKVALDRVNGFLNERDFLDQFSEGSEKPNQDLFGRDTIGFNQAEFTWTSTSGHSTPSRTFRLRINDTVEFKKGCLNLIVGPTGSGKTSILMALLGEMHYIPMGNSSWFNLPRSGGVAYAAQESWVLNDTVKNNILFQSEYDEERGGQKARVTLARAVYSSAEIILLDDVLAALDVHTANFIVKECLQGDLIRGRTVLLVTHNVSLVGPIAEHIVSVDLSGTVHNMGKDINQVLQADADLASELKRLDKLELMGEDLDGKDSTDERLKEAGKPDGKLILAEEIVLGKVSGGTYMLYLKGLGGDRPILFMTAWLTGLILMQCGYMVGVWFLGFWGSKYETHLPEEINVPFYLTIYTSILFISMGMYTCAVLIYNTGAQRASRTINRKLTDSVLTSTLRWLDETPSARIISRCAQDIGQVDGPLARFLAQVVDLTISMMVKLAGPALLTPSVVVPGVLIAALGIFTGRMYLKAQISLKRESSNARPPIVSHFGTVIAGLGRSPIITYDVGRLNSGLEVSIRAYGAQEPFRQELLKRIDHYMKVAWTPLNRWLGVRIDFLSATFTAALASYMLINRKLNTSNVGFSLTMSLEFCSSILWLVRYFNDLEVQANSLERVRRYLDIEHESEATEAGKPPAAWPTSGSLEVEGLSARYSAWEEREVERIQSSLTLSLLRLILTDGTVYYDGIPTNKINLSDLRSSITIIPQMPELLSGTLRRNLDPFEQHDDATLNGALRSAGLFSLQETEENGKFSLDTFISSGGQNLSVGQRQIIALARAIVRNSKLLILDEATSAIDHKTDAIIQASLRNELGSDVTVLTVAHRLQTIMDADKILVLDEGRILEFDEPKVLLGREGSRFKSLVDGSRDKKALYSMAFPA; encoded by the exons ATGGGTATAACATAC CACTATCTCGGACTGAAGGTTTACACTGTTGTTTTGTCGATACTTTCTTTGGCTTCCCCTGCTGTCAGCAGGGAGGCATCGCGTCATGCTACCATCATTCTCCTCACTGTCTTCGCGGTGTATGTCTATCGTGACATCTGGCCTTTAGCAACATATGATAAAACACCAATTGACCGACCTCTGGATGGCGCGCTACGTATACATCTGGCGATATTGACTATCACTGGGTTTATCCTACCCCTATTCGTTCCTCGACAATATATTCCTGTTGACCCAAAG AATCCAATGGAAGTTACAAACCCAGAACAAACGGCATCTATTTTGTCGCGCGTAACATTTTCGTATGCAGATTCAGTCATATTCAAAGCCTATCAAGTCCAACACTTGTCCCACACGTTTCTTCCTCCATTGGCCGATTCTCATAGCGCACAATATCTGATAAATATTGCTTATCCG CATATTGGCGAATCAAGAGGTATACAGAAGAGGAATGTCGTTTGGGGCTTGCTACGAGTGTTTT ACAAAAAGGTCATCGCCATGTCGCTGATTATCACCCTGCTTACACTGTCCAACTTCGCTTCACCAATAGCTCTCAACAGACTGCTGGT ATCGCTAGACTCAGACGGCAAAGATGACTTTGTCCGCCCGTGGTTTTGGATTCTGGTCCTTTTTCTTGGTCGACTTTCGATGTCTCTATGTTTCCAGAATTACGTCCATCTGAACTCGATAGGGAGCTTGGCGCAGTCGATGTTGACGGATTTGATTTTCGAGCACGTCCTCCGGCTTCGATCTGCCAAAGATGAGAACGCAGAAGTGAAAGACAGTCAACTCGTGGCTTCTAAAGGATCGTCTCATGATATGAAAGGCAGCATGGTCGGAAGAGTAAATACCCTCATCGCATATGATATTCCAAACGTTGGCTTTGTATCTGAGATACTTATGCTTG TCATTCAAGGTCCTCTAGAAATTGTATTTGGTGCAGTGTTTCTTTACAAAATTCTTGGATGGAG TGCCATCGTTGGGATCATCAGCATactgctcctcctccccgtTCCTGGTTACGTCGGAGGAAAATTACAAAATATCCACCGCCAACGAATGAAAAAG ACTGAAGCTAGAGTCCAAGCTGTAACTGAGA CTATTGGGGTCCTTCGTATGGTCAAGATGTTTGGCTGGGAGAACAGAATGCGCGCGATTCTTGatgagaagagagaagaagaattggtTTGGCTGTGGAGggacaag TTGATTAATCTCACGAACGAGGTTATCAA TTTCATTATACCTACGATAACTATGCTCGTTACATACGGGACACACACCTTGATACGAGGACAAAGTCTGAACG CTTCGATCATCTTCCCCAGTATGGCCGTTTTCAATATAGTTCGAGGCATGCTCCGACGAACTTCAATCATGGTTAACGCATTCATCAGAG GCAAGGTTGCGTTGGACAGGGTTAATGGCTTCTTAAACGAACGGGATTTCTTGGACCAGTTCTCTGAGGGGAGTGAAAAACCAAATCAAGACCTATTTGGACGGGATACGATTGGCTTCAATCAAGCAGAGTTCACGTGGACCAGCACCTCTGGACATTCTACACCGTCGAGGACGTTCCGATTGCGAATCAATGACACAGTAGAGTTCAAGaagggctgtttgaacctGATTGTCGGACCAAC TGGGTCAGGAAAAACCTCAATTCTAATGGCTTTACTCG GTGAAATGCACTACATCCCTATGGGTAACAGCTCGTGGTTCAACCTACCTCGCTCGGGAGGTGTGGCCTATGCCGCTCAGGAATCTTGGGTTCTCAATGATACGGTCAAAAACAACATTCTTTTCCAATCAGAATATGATGAAGAACG TGGTGGACAAAAGGCACGCGTTACGCTAGCTAGGGCGGTTTATTCGTCGGCAGAAATCATACTCCTTGACGATGTACTTGCTGCTCTGGATGTCCACAC GGCAAACTTCATCGTTAAAGAGTGTCTGCAAGGCGATCTGATACGCGGAAGGACTGTTCTGCTCGTG ACCCACAATGTTTCTCTTGTAGGTCCCATCGCGGAGCACATTGTGTCAGTCGACCTCAGTGGTACTGTACACAATATGGGAAAAGATATCAATCAGGTCCTCCAAGCAGATGCCGATCTAGCCAGCGAACTTAAACGACTCGACAAGTTGGAACTAATGGGCGAAGATCTCGATGGGAAAGATTCGACCGATGAACGCCTCAAGGAAGCAGGGAAGCCTGATGGAAAACTCATACTCGCAGAAGAGATTGTGTTGGGAAAAGTCAGCGGGGGAACATACATGCTCTATCTAAAAGGCCTCGGAGGAGACCGACCTATTCTATTTATGACGGCATGGCTTACTGGCCTCATTTTGATGCAGTGTGGATATATGGTTGGGGTCTGGTTTCTGGGATTCTGGGGATCGAAGTATGAGACCCATCTTCCTGAAGAAATTAATGTGCCTTT CTATCTCACAATCTACACTTCTATCCTGTTCATATCCATGGGCATGTACACATGTGCTGTGCTGATTTACAACACCGGCGCACAAAGGGCCTCCAGGACAATCAACAGAAAGCTAACGGACTCCGTCCTCACATCCACACTCCG ATGGCTTGACGAGACACCCTCCGCTCGCATTATTTCCCGCTGTGCACAGGACATTGGACAGGTTGACGGACCGCTAGCACGCTTCCTTGCTCAAGTTGTTGATCTTACCATTTCAATGATGGTCAAGCTGGCTGGGCCCGCGTTGTTGACTCCCAGCGTGGTAGTTCCAGGAGTTTTGATAGCGGCTCTTGGAATATTTACAGGGCGAATGTATCTCAAGGCTCAGATATCTCTCAAACGAGAATCAAG TAATGCACGACCACCCATCGTTTCTCATTTTGGTACCGTTATTGCCGGTTTGGGTAGGTCCCCTATAATCACTTATGATGTTGGTCGGCTGAATTCAGGCCTGGAAGTATCAATCCGAGCATACGGTGCTCAAGAGCCCTTCCGACAAGAGCTGCTAAAACGGATAGACCACTATATGAAAGTAGCCTGGACACCCCTCAATCGCTGGCTTGGGGTACGCATCGACTTCCTGAGCGCTACCTTCACGGCTGCCCTAGCGTCGTACATGCTCATCAACAGGAAACTGAACACGTCGAATGTTGGATTCTCTTTGACCATGTCGTTGGAGTTTTGCTCGTCGATTCTATGGCTGGTGAGGTATTTTAATGACTTGGAAGTGCAAGCGAATAG CTTGGAGAGAGTTAGACGTTACCTTGACATTGAGCATGAGTCCGAGGCAACAGAGGCAGGAAAGCCACCGGCTGCATGGCCAACTAGTGGAAGTTTGGAGGTGGAAGGACTTTCTGCTCGATACTCTGCG TGGGAAGAACGGGAAGTGGAAAG aatccagagctCGCTGACACTTTCCCTATTGCGCCTCATCCTGACGGACGGCACCGTCTACTACGACGGAATCCCCACGAACAAGATTAATCTGAGCGATCTCAGGTCAAGCATAACCATCATCCCTCAAATG CCTGAACTATTGAGTG GGACTCTCCGCCGGAATCTAGACCCCTTCGAGCAACATGACGATGCCACTCTCAATGGCGCCTTGCGCTCTGCAGGACTGTTCTCTCTTCAAGAGACAGAAGAAAATGGCAAATTTTCTCTGGATACGTTTATTTCGAGCGGTGGGCAGAATTTATCGGTAGGTCAACGTCAGATCATTGCCCTTGCGCGGGCTATTGTCCGGAACAGCAAATTATTGATattggatgaag CAACGTCTGCAATTG ATCATAAGACCGATGCTATCATCCAAGCATCTCTGAGGAATGAGCTTGGATCAGACGTCACCGTATTGACAGTGGCCCATCGACTCCAGACAATAATGGACGCTGATAAAATC CTCGTGTTAGATGAAGGTCGGATT CTCGAATTCGATGAACCTAAAGTACTTttgggaagggaggggagcCGGTTTAAATCTCTTGTGGATGGAAGCAGAGATAAAAAGGCTTTGTATTCCATGGCATTTCCTGCCTAA
- a CDS encoding ATP-binding cassette transporter abc4, with product MIIVFMHQLEDRQTVMMFANENAVPIDLRLIPLLLSSILMALQLSHAALILYRRWLRNNQNDTLPSGSDASQGDDGSRSQVIFHGWKRGIQKRGGSVIFGFMVARLLCTLLLLYLFSRTNIEGYNTTTLHGTSSLHRSICTQEALTLAIAYAALLSILSFWPSSIFPSPVRFHVSVLLSLLGVYAYRNVWPLAQYGTEPADNAEGAILWVKIALLSLLAIVIPLFIPHPYVPLDHKNPSPTPNPEQTASWFSALTYTYMDPLIKLANKVRHLKHDQLPPLADYDCARYLSGRASRFVDPFPGARRRRHIFFGLVAFFRYELVIIFVGSVIHALATFVAPIGINRTLRYLENRDNHTTTASQIKPWVWPLLMLIGPVGESAVKQWNSYVQTKVRVRVQAVMMQAFFERGLCVRVKADAGAEMEAGSETGREGERTTSPVDSGSVSGGEHFVGRINNLVTSDLQSIAEGCDFPSFLIVVTLQIALSIVFLYNILGWAAFAGLFTTLALTPVVGFIGKKIQDVQVTKMKLTDARVQSISEAVGILRMIKLFGWERQMTEPLERKRDEELGWLWAMKKLALANDCASILAPTLSMLMTYGTYTIIMGQELTASKIFSSMAVELVVREQVARVAGQYTLVIEAKVSLDRANSFLQESELLDRYLHEGESDLQSSTNSSAEDICRENGNEGTIGFKDAVFTWSADSEDRLSSSDRDSQRSYKLRIDGELVFKRNCINLIVGPTGSGKTSMLMALLGEMHYIPGNSGSWYNLPRQGGVAYASQETWVQNATIRENIVFGYAFDEKRYKKVLNQCALERDLELFDAGDETEVGERGLTLSGGQKARVTLARAIYSSAEIILLDDVLAALDVHTAVWIVNKCFCGDLVKGRTVLLVTHNVALVSPIAEMVVTLGSDGSISSHSRAINNSDTAHPETVKGTQYMTLPPPEKPTDALVPSSSTNPAGKLVMAEEIVEGHITWRSMKLLLSALGGRHPTLFGVLWIGGLVLCEATFMMQPWFLGVWGAQYEKYPASEVRLWFYLSVFSSILGAGVLIYAGVNYYFSSRSIEASKVIHYKLADAVFRSTLRWLDETPTARIITRFTQDIQTVDEPIPHSLMWVGSQFIGMLGTLGGIVLFSPVFVFPGVAVAVLGIYVGNLYMRAQLSIKREMSNARAPLLAHFGATIQGLVSIRAYGMQKAFREVSFDRIDHYSRTARTSWTINRWIGFRIDALGALFTSALALYLVYGSNISASNTGFSLTLGFGFTLYIFWLIRVVNDLEVESNSLERIQGYIDIDQEPKPTSSGLPPASWPTSGDIRVEGLSAQYSQTGPRVLHNLSFHISSGQRIGVVGRTGSGKSSLTLALLRCILTEGTVFFDGIATGTLNLDVLRSNITIIPQTPELLSGTLRQNLDPFGQNDDATLNDALRAAGLFSLQEEAGEVRLTLDSKIAGGGNNLSVGQRQIIALARAMVRGSKLLILDEATSAIDYKTDAVIQSTLRSKLGADVTVITVAHRLQTIMDADKIMVLESGKIVEFDTPSALLQYPQGILRALVDESKDKILLNELTSHKL from the exons ATGATAATCGTGTTTATGCACCAACTTGAAGACAGACAGACGGTAATGATGTTCGCCAATGAGAACGC TGTTCCGATAGATCTGCGACTCATCCCGCTACTCCTCTCTTCGATACTCATGGCCCTCCAGCTAAGCCATGCAGCTCTAATACTCTACCGACGCTGGTTGAGAAACAACCAAAATGATACTCTGCCCAGTGGTTCAGACGCGTCCCAAGGGGATGATGGCTCGCGTTCTCAAGTCATATTTCACGGGTGGAAGCGCGGAATCCAAAAAAGAGGCGGTTCTGTCATTTTTGGCTTTATGGTAGCGCGACTGCTGTGCacactgctgctgctgtatCTTTTCTCCCGCACCAATATTGAAGGCTacaacaccaccaccctTCATGGAACATCATCGCTTCATCGCTCAATATGCACTCAGGAGGCTCTGACCCTGGCTATT GCATACGCTGCCTTGCTATCAATATTGTCATTCTGGCCTTCATCTATCTTTCCCTCTCCAGTCAGATTCCACGTCTCCGTCCTCCTATCACTTCTGGGCGTCTACGCGTATCGAAACGTTTGGCCATTAGCTCAGTATGGCACGGAACCGGCCGACAACGCTGAAGGAGCCATTCTCTGGGTCAAAATCGCCTTGCTTTCTCTATTGGCAATCGTCATACCGCTTTTTATACCCCATCCATATGTCCCACTGGACCACAAA AACCCATCCCCCACCCCGAATCCGGAGCAAACGGCTTCTTGGTTCTCAGCTCTGACATATACATACATGGATCCATTGATCAAATTGGCCAACAAGGTCCGGCACTTGAAACATGACCAGCTACCTCCGTTGGCAGACTATGACTGTGCACGGTACCTCTCAGGTCGTGCTTCAAGG TTTGTTGACCCTTTTCCCGGAGCGAGGCGTCGTCGTCATATATTCTTTGGCCTAGTAGCATTCTTCC GATACGAACTCGTGATCATCTTTGTCGGAAGCGTCATACATGCTCTAGCGACGTTCGTCGCGCCAATCGGGATAAACAGGACATTAAG ATATCTCGAGAATCGTGACAATCACACCACAACCGCATCCCAAATCAAACCGTGGGTGTGGCCCCTTCTAATGCTCATCGGACCTGTAGGGGAGTCTGCCGTGAAGCAGTGGAACTCGTATGTGCAGACAAAggtgagagtgagagtgcAGGCGGTAATGATGCAGGCTTTTTTTGAGCGGGGGTTGTGTGTTAGGGTGAAGGCTGATGCTGGTGCTGAGATGGAGGCTGGGTCCGAGacggggagggagggggagaggaCAACGTCGCCTGTAGATTCAGGGAGCGTGAGCGGGGGAGAACATTTTGTAGGGAGGATAAATAACCTCGTCACGAGTGATTTGCAGAGTATTGCTGAAGGCTGTgattttccttctttcc TTATCGTCGTGACGCTGCAGATCGCGCTTTCGATTGTGTTTTTGTATAATATTCTTGGATGGGC GGCGTTTGCTGGACTTTTCACTACGTTAGCGCTTACGCCCGTCGTTGGATTTATTGGGAAGAAAATTCAGGATGTGCAGGTTACTAAGATGAAACTC ACAGATGCGAGAGTACAGTCCATCTCTGAAG CTGTTGGAATTCTAAGGATGATCAAACTTTTCGGGTGGGAGCGACAGATGACTGAACCACTTGAGAGGAAGCGGGATGAAGAATTGGGTTGGTTGTGGGCTATGAAG AAACTTGCACTTGCGAACGACTGTGCGAG TATTCTGGCGCCAACGTTGTCAATGCTCATGACGTACGGGACGTACACGATTATTATGGGTCAGGAGTTAACAG CCTCGAAGATATTTTCTAGTATGGCTGTTGAATTAGTGGTGCGGGAGCAGGTAGCGAGAGTTGCGGGCCAGTATACCCTTGTTATTGAAG CGAAGGTGTCGCTTGATCGTGCGAACTCGTTTTTGCAGGAAAGCGAATTGCTAGATCGATATTTGCACGAGGGTGAAAGTGACCTACAGTCATCGACAAACTCGTCCGCAGAGGATATTTGTCGTGAAAATGGAAACGAGGGCACTATTGGATTCAAAGACGCCGTATTCACTTGGTCGGCTGATTCAGAGGACCGCCTCTCGTCGTCAGATCGTGACAGCCAGAGGTCGTACAAACTTCGCATCGATGGAGAACTGGTGTTCAAACGAAACTGTATCAATCTCATCGTCGGTCCTAC TGGATCAGGGAAAACTTCGATGCTCATGGCGCTTCTTG GCGAGATGCACTATATCCCAGGAAATTCTGGATCTTGGTATAACTTACCGAGACAGGGCGGCGTTGCGTACGCTTCGCAAGAAACGTGGGTACAAAATGCGACCATTCGTGAGAATATCGTGTTTGGATATGCGTTTGACGAAAAGAGGTACAAAAAAG TGTTAAATCAATGCGCGCTGGAACGCGATTTGGAGCTGTTCGATGCGGGTGATGAGACGGAGGTTGGTGAAAGGGGCTTGACACTCAG CGGTGGTCAAAAG GCACGAGTTACTCTTGCGAGAGCCATTTATTCTTCTGCGGAAATTATCCTTTTAGACGATGTTCTGGCTGCTTTGGACGTGCATAC AGCGGTTTGGATTGTGAATAAGTGCTTCTGTGGGGATTTGGTGAAAGGAAGGACTGTTCTTCTAGTA ACCCATAATGTTGCGCTTGTGTCCCCTATTGCTGAAATGGTTGTTACGTTGGGATCAGATGGAAGTATCTCAAGCCACAGCAGGGCGATAAATAATTCCGATACGGCACACCCCGAAACGGTGAAGGGGACACAGTACATGACATTGCCACCTCCAGAAAAGCCCACTGACGCACTCGTTCCTTCATCCTCTACCAACCCCGCTGGGAAGCTCGTCATGGCCGAGGAAATCGTCGAGGGTCACATAACATGGCGTTCTATGAAGCTGCTCCTGTCAGCGCTAGGTGGAAGACACCCTACACTGTTCGGAGTGCTGTGGATTGGAGGCCTGGTGTTGTGCGAGGCTACCTTTATGATGCAGCCGTGGTTTTTAGGCGTCTGGGGTGCCCAGTATGAAAAGTATCCTGCATCAGAAGTTAGGCTTTGGTT CTATCTTTCGGTGTTCTCATCTATACTTGGAGCAGGGGTTCTAATTTATGCGGGAGTCAACTATTACTTCAGCTCGCGTTCAATCGAAGCGTCCAAAGTGATACATTACAAACTCGCTGATGCTGTCTTCAGGAGTACATTACG ATGGCTAGATGAAACTCCAACCGCACGCATCATCACCAGGTTTACACAAGACATCCAAACAGTCGACGAGCCCATCCCTCACTCGCTCATGTGGGTCGGCAGCCAATTCATTGGTATGCTAGGAACATTGGGAGGGATCGTTCTGTTCAGTCCGGTGTTTGTGTTTCCgggtgttgctgttgctgtgtTAGGGATATATGTGGGAAATCTGTATATGCGCGCTCAGTTGTCGATTAAGAGAGAGATGAG CAATGCTCGTGCGCCTCTTCTTGCACATTTTGGTGCAACGATTCAGGGCCTGG TGTCGATTCGGGCCTATGGGATGCAAAAGGCGTTTCGAGAGGTGTCCTTTGATCGGATCGATCATTATTCTCGAACGGCGAGGACCTCCTGGACGATTAATAGGTGGATTGGGTTCCGTATTGATGCACTTGGTGCCCTTTTCACCTCTGCACTTGCCTTATACCTGGTTTACGGCTCAAACATCAGTGCCTCGAATACTGGATTCTCCCTTACACTAGGCTTTGGCTTCACGCTGTATATATTTTGGCTGATCAGGGTTGTCAACGACCTTGAGGTGGAGTCGAATAG CTTAGAGCGTATCCAAGGATATATCGATATCGATCAAGAGCCGAAGCCAACATCATCTGGTCTTCCTCCTGCATCTTGGCCTACAAGCGGAGACATCCGCGTAGAGGGTCTATCTGCTCAATATTCTCAG ACGGGGCCTAGAGTGCTACACAATTTATCTTTCCATATTTCATCGGGTCAGCGAATTGGCGTTG TCGGTCGGACGGGCAGCGGAAAG AGCTCTCTCACTCTTGCTCTTTTGAGATGTATTTTGACAGAAGGCACGGTGTTCTTCGATGGAATTGCTACGGGTACCCTCAATCTCGATGTCTTAAGGTCCAACATCACCATTATTCCTCAAACA CCTGAACTTCTTAGTG GCACTCTTCGTCAGAATTTAGATCCATTTGGTCAAAACGACGATGCCACCTTGAACGATGCGCTCCGTGCTGCTGGCCTATTTTCGCTGCAAGAAGAAGCAGGTGAAGTGAGGCTCACGTTGGATAGTAAGATCGCAGGAGGCGGTAACAACCTCTCTGTTGGTCAAAGGCAGATTATTGCACTCGCCAGGGCCATGGTTCGTGGTAGTAAATTATTGATTCTGGATGAAG CCACGTCTGCGATTG ATTATAAAACTGATGCGGTGATTCAGAGCACTCTTCGAAGCAAGCTCGGGGCGGATGTCACCGTTATAACTGTTGCTCATCGATTACAGACCATTATGGATGCCGATAAAATT ATGGTGCTTGAAAGTGGCAAGATT GTCGAATTTGACACCCCGAGTGCTCTGCTACAATACCCCCAAGGTATTCTACGTGCTTTGGTGGATGAAAGCAAGGACAAGATTCTCCTAAACGAGCTCACAAGTCACAAGCTTTGA